One window of Caldisericum exile AZM16c01 genomic DNA carries:
- a CDS encoding BMP family ABC transporter substrate-binding protein, whose protein sequence is MLKNKLKTLVVALVMLMLVFTAVSCQPQQTSQTTTQTQTQEKTIKAGFIYVGPTGDYGWTAAHDEARKQLEKKFPWLKTVYIESVPETDAGRYIDRLVNEEKCNIIFTTSFGYMDATAEAAKKYPNVIFEHCSGYKRDTNLGTYFSELYQAYYLTGLMAGALTKSNKVGYVAAHPIPEVVRHINAFAIGVKEANPKAKVYVRWLFSWYDPAKAKEAAESLISEGVDALAFTEDSTAVIDVGEEHTKKGQQIYTFSHYSPMLQYGPDTVVSGQLADWEPIYEDIIRRVYTNTWTNQDYWWLMKEGSCIVGADMNTPINPKFVDALKAKFVNDPIFGKISIYDLVMKRKEQMSEPTVLFDPFTGPIYDQKGTLRLKPGERASHDTLWSIDWFVDNVVGEIPK, encoded by the coding sequence ATGTTAAAAAACAAATTAAAAACACTAGTTGTTGCATTAGTTATGCTAATGCTTGTATTTACTGCTGTCTCATGTCAGCCTCAACAAACATCTCAAACAACTACACAAACTCAAACTCAAGAGAAGACTATTAAGGCTGGTTTCATCTATGTCGGACCTACGGGAGACTATGGATGGACTGCCGCACATGACGAAGCAAGGAAACAACTTGAAAAGAAATTCCCATGGCTTAAAACTGTCTACATTGAATCAGTTCCAGAAACTGATGCGGGACGTTACATTGACAGGTTGGTAAATGAGGAAAAGTGCAACATCATCTTCACAACCAGTTTTGGTTACATGGATGCAACTGCAGAAGCAGCAAAGAAATACCCGAATGTAATATTTGAACACTGCTCAGGTTACAAAAGAGATACTAATCTTGGAACATACTTCTCAGAACTCTACCAAGCATACTACTTAACAGGTCTTATGGCTGGTGCGTTAACAAAAAGCAATAAAGTAGGTTACGTTGCTGCCCATCCAATACCTGAGGTTGTAAGACACATTAACGCATTCGCAATTGGCGTAAAAGAAGCAAATCCCAAAGCTAAGGTATATGTTAGGTGGCTTTTCTCTTGGTATGATCCTGCAAAGGCAAAGGAAGCAGCAGAATCACTAATTTCCGAAGGTGTTGATGCGTTAGCCTTTACTGAAGACTCGACAGCTGTTATCGATGTTGGAGAGGAACATACGAAGAAGGGACAACAAATTTACACATTCTCACACTATAGCCCAATGCTTCAATATGGTCCTGATACAGTTGTTTCTGGACAACTTGCAGACTGGGAACCAATCTATGAAGATATTATAAGAAGAGTTTACACGAATACTTGGACCAACCAAGATTACTGGTGGCTAATGAAAGAAGGATCATGCATAGTTGGTGCAGATATGAATACACCAATTAATCCGAAATTTGTAGATGCACTTAAAGCAAAATTCGTAAACGATCCGATCTTTGGAAAAATTAGTATCTATGACCTCGTTATGAAGAGAAAAGAACAAATGAGCGAACCTACAGTACTATTCGATCCGTTTACAGGCCCAATCTATGATCAAAAGGGAACTTTAAGGCTTAAACCAGGAGAAAGAGCATCACACGATACTCTTTGGAGTATCGATTGGTTTGTTGATAACGTTGTAGGAGAAATCCCGAAATAA
- a CDS encoding ABC transporter ATP-binding protein: protein MDGKEIEFKSIELKDIYKEFPGVVANNGISLKINAGEIHALLGENGAGKTTLMNIIYGIYQPDEGEIFINGKKVFIDSPRTAMNYGIGMVHQHFMLVENHSVAENVALGLKEAKFFNPTKDIAKEIERYSSEIGLHVNPDAKIWQLSAGEQQRVEILKALMRGAKLLILDEPTSVLTPQEAGELFKTIKKLVNQGHSVIFITHKLEEVYELGGIVTVLRQGKVVGTTTTKHATKEELAKMMVGREIIFNFEKEVVPQGKVIVKVENLEVLSDKGIKAVKNLSFEVRSGEILGIAGVSGNGQKELVEALTGLRHVEKGKIIINGKEIQNSGAREIGEMGVAHIPEERIKYGIVPNLPVYENAVLRDYYKEPFSNKGILNYKSIKDFAIKLVKDFSIATPSIETKTKLLSGGNIQKLILARETTTKSDFIVAAHPTYGLDIAATEYIRKLLLKKRKEGSAILLVSEDLEEILQLSDRIAVMFMGEFMGIVDPKKVSIEEIGLMMAGSLRKQEENNAHLN from the coding sequence TTGGATGGAAAAGAAATTGAATTCAAGTCAATCGAACTAAAAGATATATATAAAGAATTTCCAGGAGTTGTTGCAAACAACGGAATCTCTTTAAAAATTAATGCAGGAGAAATACATGCGCTTTTAGGAGAAAATGGTGCAGGAAAGACAACACTTATGAACATTATTTACGGAATTTATCAACCTGATGAAGGAGAAATATTTATAAACGGAAAAAAAGTTTTTATTGACTCCCCACGAACAGCAATGAACTATGGAATTGGAATGGTTCACCAACACTTTATGCTCGTCGAGAATCATTCAGTCGCTGAAAATGTTGCCCTTGGACTTAAAGAAGCAAAATTTTTTAATCCAACAAAGGATATTGCAAAAGAAATAGAAAGATATAGTAGCGAAATTGGTTTACATGTAAATCCTGATGCAAAAATCTGGCAACTTTCAGCAGGAGAGCAACAGAGAGTAGAAATTTTAAAAGCATTAATGCGTGGTGCAAAACTTTTGATACTTGATGAACCCACATCAGTGTTAACACCACAAGAAGCAGGCGAACTTTTTAAAACAATTAAAAAACTTGTTAACCAAGGACATTCGGTAATTTTCATTACACATAAGCTTGAGGAAGTCTACGAACTAGGTGGGATAGTAACAGTTTTGCGACAAGGTAAAGTAGTTGGCACCACCACAACAAAGCATGCAACAAAAGAAGAACTTGCAAAAATGATGGTTGGAAGAGAAATTATTTTCAATTTTGAGAAGGAAGTAGTCCCTCAAGGGAAAGTTATTGTTAAAGTTGAAAATCTTGAAGTTTTAAGCGATAAAGGAATAAAAGCTGTTAAGAATTTGTCCTTTGAGGTGCGTTCGGGTGAAATTTTAGGAATTGCAGGTGTTTCAGGAAATGGGCAAAAAGAGCTCGTTGAGGCGCTTACGGGCCTTAGACACGTAGAAAAAGGAAAGATCATTATAAATGGCAAAGAAATACAAAATAGTGGGGCAAGAGAAATCGGTGAAATGGGAGTTGCTCATATTCCAGAAGAAAGAATTAAATACGGAATTGTACCTAACCTTCCAGTTTACGAAAATGCAGTTCTAAGAGATTATTATAAAGAACCATTTTCGAATAAAGGCATTTTAAACTACAAATCAATTAAAGATTTTGCAATAAAACTGGTAAAAGATTTTTCTATTGCAACGCCTTCTATCGAAACCAAAACAAAACTTTTATCTGGTGGAAACATACAAAAATTAATTCTTGCTCGCGAAACCACCACAAAGTCAGACTTCATTGTTGCAGCACATCCAACTTACGGTCTTGACATCGCAGCAACTGAATATATACGAAAATTATTGTTGAAGAAAAGAAAAGAAGGCTCAGCAATACTTCTTGTATCAGAAGATTTAGAAGAAATCCTACAACTAAGCGATAGAATTGCAGTTATGTTTATGGGAGAATTTATGGGTATAGTTGATCCTAAAAAAGTTTCAATTGAAGAAATCGGTTTGATGATGGCTGGGTCACTGAGGAAGCAGGAGGAGAATAATGCACATCTCAATTGA
- a CDS encoding ABC transporter permease, producing MHISIEKRGYVSKNFSTAIYISSIFFAVIVSSFIFLFRGVNPFYAFYKIFQGSFGSLYGIKETITKAIPLLLIAEGLIVAFKGKFWNIGANGQLLIGATLSTWVALNFGPTNSTIPTLLLMFLVGFIGGALYGLIPALMKVKLGINEIIITLMFNYIAEDFVEYLVYGPWKGKTQYGFPYTDNFPSSATLAQIPGTRISYVTLIVALISAILIYFFIEKTKYGFEIKVTGENPHAAKYSGINFVKITIIMMLISGGLAGIAGVGEVAGIHKHLTYPSQVSSGYGYTAIIVAWLAQLNPILAIISAFFFGGILVGGDIIQTSLGFPFSTINAFNGFILIFVMVGNFFTEYKIKIRR from the coding sequence ATGCACATCTCAATTGAAAAAAGAGGATATGTATCAAAAAATTTCTCAACTGCAATATATATTTCATCAATATTCTTCGCGGTAATAGTCTCAAGTTTTATATTTCTCTTTAGAGGGGTAAATCCATTCTACGCTTTTTATAAAATCTTTCAAGGTTCTTTCGGATCTCTTTATGGCATTAAGGAAACGATAACCAAGGCTATACCGTTACTACTTATTGCAGAAGGACTAATTGTAGCCTTTAAAGGTAAATTCTGGAATATTGGTGCAAACGGTCAACTTCTAATTGGGGCAACATTATCGACTTGGGTAGCATTGAATTTTGGTCCAACCAACTCAACAATTCCAACACTTCTTCTTATGTTCCTTGTAGGGTTTATAGGTGGTGCATTATACGGACTTATACCGGCGCTTATGAAAGTTAAATTAGGCATTAATGAAATCATAATAACTCTTATGTTTAACTATATAGCAGAGGACTTTGTTGAGTATTTGGTATACGGTCCTTGGAAAGGTAAAACTCAGTATGGATTTCCCTACACAGACAACTTCCCTTCAAGTGCAACATTAGCACAGATTCCAGGAACAAGAATAAGTTATGTGACCTTAATAGTTGCATTGATCTCTGCGATTTTAATTTACTTTTTTATAGAAAAAACTAAATACGGATTTGAGATAAAAGTTACAGGAGAAAATCCACATGCAGCAAAGTATTCTGGCATAAACTTTGTAAAGATAACAATAATAATGATGTTAATTTCAGGTGGGCTTGCAGGAATTGCAGGTGTTGGAGAGGTTGCAGGCATTCATAAACACCTAACTTATCCTTCGCAGGTTTCCTCTGGATATGGGTATACAGCCATAATTGTCGCATGGCTTGCGCAACTTAATCCGATTCTTGCAATAATTTCTGCATTTTTCTTTGGCGGAATTTTAGTCGGTGGAGATATAATACAGACATCTCTCGGTTTTCCTTTTTCTACAATCAATGCATTTAACGGGTTTATATTGATATTTGTAATGGTTGGCAATTTCTTTACTGAATATAAAATTAAAATTAGAAGGTGA
- a CDS encoding ABC transporter permease — translation MNLIISILQRTMVAGTPLLLGTVGEILAERSGILNLGIEGMMALGAIVGFSITYVTKNPVIGVVAGILAGGVLSLIHAFVSITIKGNQTLSGLAIAMIGSGLAGMLGKSYIGVALPSKFSEIAIPGLSNIPFIGPILFNRDPLFYIGIILAVFFWFLLFKTRWGINIRSVGENPKAADALGVNVGLIRYISTFIGGCFAGFAGAYLTLAYMPNWIEGMTGGRGWIVIALTIFAQWNPLRAILGAYIFGGVDVLQYILQPLGIPVPILKMTPYIVTIIILLITAREVIRKHLGAPNALGEPFVKGEK, via the coding sequence ATGAACCTAATTATTTCAATTCTTCAAAGAACAATGGTTGCAGGAACTCCACTTCTTCTAGGAACAGTAGGAGAAATTCTTGCTGAACGATCTGGAATCCTAAACCTCGGTATAGAAGGAATGATGGCATTAGGTGCAATTGTTGGCTTTAGCATCACTTATGTAACAAAAAATCCAGTTATCGGTGTAGTTGCAGGCATTTTAGCAGGAGGAGTTCTATCTCTTATTCATGCGTTTGTTTCAATAACTATTAAGGGAAATCAAACTTTATCTGGTCTTGCCATTGCGATGATTGGATCAGGATTAGCGGGTATGCTTGGTAAAAGTTACATTGGTGTTGCTCTTCCTTCTAAATTTTCTGAAATAGCCATTCCGGGATTATCCAATATTCCTTTTATTGGACCTATACTATTTAATAGAGACCCTCTTTTTTACATTGGCATTATATTAGCTGTTTTCTTTTGGTTCTTACTTTTTAAAACACGCTGGGGAATAAACATAAGGTCAGTTGGAGAAAATCCAAAAGCAGCAGATGCACTTGGAGTTAATGTTGGCCTAATTAGATATATCTCTACGTTTATCGGTGGCTGTTTTGCGGGTTTTGCAGGTGCATATCTTACACTTGCATATATGCCAAACTGGATTGAAGGAATGACTGGCGGACGTGGGTGGATTGTTATTGCACTTACAATTTTTGCTCAATGGAATCCATTGCGTGCAATTCTTGGAGCGTATATTTTTGGTGGTGTTGATGTTTTACAGTACATTTTGCAACCTCTTGGGATACCTGTACCGATTCTCAAAATGACACCATATATTGTCACAATTATAATACTTCTTATAACTGCAAGAGAAGTAATTAGAAAACATTTAGGAGCACCTAACGCCTTGGGTGAACCTTTTGTTAAAGGTGAAAAATAA
- the allB gene encoding allantoinase AllB: MFLKNANIVTNGNNLRRVNIFIEDGKIKDIFEGNLSDNVNDSETIDCTNYIVFPGFIDAHVHFDDPGYTEREDFFTGTQSAAKGGVTTVIDMPCTSIPEVTTKENLLYKLEIVSKKAFVDFAFWGGVTPMQLHSGEYKKTIKDLKKEGVVGLKLYTISGMKTYPRVNTEEMASIFEYIKELGLVAGIHAEDFELVDYFSRREQNLNHISPLAWTKGRNYEAEAVAILRSIALAREFKNKVHIVHLSTKLGLMMIEMAKSDGVDITAETCPHYLIFNEEDLNRIGAILKTAPPVRKKEDSEYLWNGLKTGSIDFITTDHAGGVYPEEKSRESIWDNYAGIPGVQTRFYMLFTFGYSKGRLTLEDLKRVLSENVAKRFGLKNKGRIEVGFDADFVLVNPFQDFKFNAKEDLLCKNKYSPFDGFTFNGIIEKTILRGKVVYDKKEGILANQGFGKFIKSEY, translated from the coding sequence GTGTTTCTAAAAAATGCAAACATTGTTACAAATGGAAATAATCTTAGAAGAGTTAATATTTTTATTGAAGATGGAAAAATAAAGGACATTTTCGAAGGCAATCTTTCCGACAATGTAAATGATAGTGAAACAATAGATTGTACAAACTATATTGTGTTTCCTGGTTTTATCGATGCACATGTTCATTTTGATGACCCTGGATATACTGAAAGAGAGGATTTTTTTACAGGCACTCAAAGTGCCGCAAAAGGTGGAGTAACTACAGTAATAGATATGCCCTGCACTTCAATTCCTGAAGTTACAACAAAGGAAAACCTTTTATACAAACTTGAAATAGTTTCTAAGAAGGCATTTGTAGATTTTGCTTTTTGGGGTGGAGTTACCCCAATGCAACTACACTCGGGCGAGTATAAAAAGACAATCAAAGATTTAAAGAAGGAAGGTGTTGTTGGCCTTAAACTTTATACAATTTCAGGAATGAAGACATACCCAAGAGTTAATACCGAAGAGATGGCATCTATTTTCGAGTATATAAAAGAATTAGGGCTTGTTGCAGGAATTCACGCTGAAGATTTTGAACTTGTTGACTACTTTTCAAGAAGGGAACAGAATTTAAATCATATCTCCCCTTTGGCGTGGACTAAAGGAAGAAATTATGAAGCAGAGGCTGTTGCAATTTTGAGAAGTATAGCGCTTGCAAGAGAATTTAAAAACAAAGTTCATATAGTTCATCTTTCAACTAAACTTGGCCTTATGATGATAGAAATGGCAAAAAGTGATGGTGTAGATATTACAGCCGAGACGTGTCCACATTATCTTATATTTAATGAGGAGGATCTCAATAGGATTGGTGCAATTCTAAAAACAGCGCCGCCTGTTCGTAAAAAAGAGGATTCTGAATATCTTTGGAACGGACTTAAAACTGGAAGTATAGATTTTATAACAACTGATCATGCAGGCGGCGTTTATCCTGAAGAAAAGAGTAGAGAAAGTATTTGGGATAACTATGCAGGAATTCCTGGTGTTCAAACACGTTTCTATATGTTGTTTACGTTTGGCTACTCGAAGGGTCGGCTTACACTTGAAGATTTAAAGCGCGTTCTTTCGGAAAATGTAGCAAAGAGGTTTGGTTTGAAAAACAAGGGACGAATAGAAGTTGGTTTTGATGCAGATTTCGTGCTTGTTAATCCTTTCCAGGATTTTAAGTTTAATGCAAAAGAAGATCTTCTTTGTAAGAATAAATACTCTCCGTTTGACGGTTTCACATTCAATGGCATTATCGAAAAAACGATTCTTAGAGGAAAAGTTGTTTATGATAAGAAAGAGGGAATACTTGCAAATCAAGGATTTGGAAAGTTCATCAAAAGTGAATATTGA